The Sulfurihydrogenibium sp. YO3AOP1 genome has a window encoding:
- a CDS encoding DDE-type integrase/transposase/recombinase codes for MRKRLGTSTYIQRINTLERKLLKQVKELDDVMEKHPEIIFRLQVVEFALKHSVKVAVEAFGVSKSTIYRWIKEYESSNNNPVSLKNRYISKKGMKLEKLQKITEKHKQLVLEIRKKHPKLGKEKIKVLLDKLCKQHNIPTISASSIGNIIKMLKEERKLNHEYARQRITINGRTGKLIVKEDKKKTKKDRYKDKKPTKPGELVQIDTKHEYVNGRKVYIFVAKDVKTRISFTFAYDRLNSKNAKDFLEKLIKAIPFEIKGIQTDNGSEFLGEFSKALKKKDIKHYFNYPRYPKGQAYVERMNRTLQDEFIMYYEDYELKDVYEFNKKMMEYMLWYNIERPHHSLNKKSPIAYFCDIINSRKSEFSQTGMTYTTS; via the coding sequence ATGAGAAAGAGATTAGGAACATCTACCTACATTCAGAGAATTAATACACTTGAAAGAAAGCTTTTAAAACAAGTAAAAGAATTAGATGATGTTATGGAAAAACATCCAGAAATAATCTTTAGATTGCAAGTAGTAGAATTTGCTTTAAAACATTCAGTGAAGGTTGCAGTTGAAGCTTTTGGTGTATCAAAATCTACCATATACAGATGGATTAAAGAGTATGAAAGCAGTAATAACAATCCTGTATCTCTTAAAAATCGTTATATATCAAAAAAAGGAATGAAATTAGAAAAATTACAAAAAATAACAGAAAAACATAAACAATTAGTTTTAGAAATAAGAAAGAAACATCCTAAGCTTGGGAAAGAAAAAATAAAGGTTTTACTTGATAAACTCTGCAAGCAGCACAATATTCCTACGATATCTGCAAGTTCAATTGGAAATATAATAAAAATGCTTAAAGAGGAAAGGAAGTTAAATCATGAGTACGCCAGGCAAAGAATCACAATCAACGGAAGAACTGGAAAGCTAATAGTGAAAGAAGATAAAAAGAAAACAAAGAAAGATAGATATAAAGACAAAAAACCAACAAAACCAGGAGAATTGGTACAAATAGATACAAAGCATGAATATGTAAATGGTAGAAAAGTTTATATATTTGTAGCCAAGGATGTAAAAACAAGAATCTCTTTTACTTTTGCATATGACAGGCTAAACAGTAAAAACGCAAAGGACTTTTTAGAGAAATTAATAAAAGCAATACCATTTGAGATAAAAGGTATACAAACAGATAATGGGAGCGAATTCTTAGGCGAGTTTAGCAAAGCATTAAAGAAAAAAGATATAAAACATTATTTTAACTATCCAAGATATCCAAAAGGACAAGCATATGTAGAGAGAATGAATAGGACATTACAGGATGAATTTATCATGTACTACGAAGATTATGAATTAAAAGATGTTTATGAGTTTAATAAAAAAATGATGGAGTATATGCTATGGTATAACATAGAAAGACCTCATCATAGTTTAAACAAAAAATCACCTATTGCATACTTTTGTGATATTATAAATTCAAGAAAATCGGAATTTTCCCAAACTGGTATGACCTATACAACATCTTGA
- the wbaP gene encoding undecaprenyl-phosphate galactose phosphotransferase WbaP, translating into MKKILKIILLLVFDLSAYYLSLYLAFLTRKFLSVSILKDIDYNYTFSYLLSFWWIPIIFLFFLWYEKLYTKNYPFWDEIKQIIRAISFSIIFIFFILSLSKQAHLVSRLTIIFLYFYSIIFFLLFRHFGKKILFSFYRNPILIIGAGETGKSVAKSIIEDPHLDFEIKGFLDDNKEGYIEINNKKYPILGKISNIEILNEIDTVIIAMPSINSNNLNDLINKIHRHTKNVFIIPALNDIGLLNSEIYNLFNEKMFLLKIENHLESGINQAIKRFFDLTLSVLMLPILLPTILIIGVLIKLDSKGPIFYTQERIGKNGKKFKVIKFRSMYTNADELLKEFLEKNPELREEFETFRKLKNDPRVTKVGRFLRKTSLDELPQIFNVLKGEMSLVGPRPVTKEEIDKYYKDYAIYYYEVLPGITGLWQISGRSDTSYDERVELDVWYVKNWNLWLDIVILIKTIKVVLKREGAY; encoded by the coding sequence ATGAAAAAAATTTTAAAAATAATCCTTTTACTTGTGTTTGATTTATCTGCATATTATCTGTCTTTGTATTTAGCATTTTTAACAAGAAAGTTTTTATCCGTCAGTATTCTAAAAGATATTGATTACAATTATACTTTTAGCTATCTTCTAAGTTTTTGGTGGATACCAATTATTTTTCTATTTTTCCTGTGGTATGAAAAATTATATACAAAAAACTATCCATTTTGGGATGAGATCAAACAAATTATACGAGCTATTAGTTTTTCTATTATTTTTATATTTTTTATATTGTCCCTATCAAAACAAGCTCATTTAGTCTCAAGGTTGACGATAATCTTCTTATATTTCTACTCGATAATATTTTTCCTTTTATTTAGGCATTTTGGTAAAAAAATTTTGTTTAGCTTCTACAGAAATCCTATCTTAATTATTGGCGCTGGCGAAACAGGAAAGAGTGTAGCAAAAAGTATAATAGAAGACCCGCATCTTGATTTTGAGATTAAAGGTTTTTTAGATGACAATAAAGAAGGATATATTGAAATAAACAATAAGAAATATCCAATTCTTGGAAAAATTTCTAATATAGAAATTCTTAATGAAATAGACACAGTAATCATTGCAATGCCATCTATAAATTCAAACAATCTTAATGACTTGATTAATAAAATTCATAGACATACAAAAAATGTATTTATTATCCCGGCTTTAAATGATATAGGTTTGTTAAATAGTGAAATTTATAATTTATTTAATGAAAAGATGTTTTTACTTAAAATTGAAAATCATTTAGAATCCGGCATAAATCAAGCCATAAAAAGATTTTTTGATTTAACTTTATCGGTCTTAATGCTACCTATCTTATTGCCTACCATACTAATTATTGGAGTATTAATAAAGCTGGACAGTAAAGGTCCTATTTTTTATACTCAAGAAAGAATAGGAAAAAATGGTAAAAAATTTAAGGTAATAAAATTTAGGTCAATGTATACAAATGCAGATGAGTTATTAAAGGAGTTTTTAGAAAAAAATCCTGAACTAAGAGAGGAGTTCGAGACTTTTAGAAAATTAAAAAATGATCCAAGAGTGACAAAAGTTGGAAGATTCTTAAGAAAAACTTCATTAGATGAACTGCCTCAAATATTTAATGTTTTAAAAGGTGAAATGTCCTTAGTTGGTCCAAGACCGGTGACTAAAGAAGAAATTGATAAATATTATAAAGATTACGCAATCTATTATTATGAAGTTTTGCCCGGTATTACAGGCTTATGGCAGATTAGTGGAAGAAGCGACACTTCTTACGATGAAAGAGTTGAATTAGATGTTTGGTATGTGAAAAATTGGAATTTATGGCTTGATATAGTTATCTTAATAAAAACTATTAAAGTTGTTTTAAAGAGAGAGGGGGCTTATTGA
- a CDS encoding WcaI family glycosyltransferase — protein MKTITIIGINFYPEDSSTGLYTTQMAEYLSKFYNVNVITGFPYYPQWEIKQEYKDLPKYYFEEIKGIKIYRYKQYVPKDPSFKKRILHMIDFTIGSIKNSFKVQKSDLTICIVPFTSSIILGLLVKKFKGGKLWVHIQDFEFDAAIESGLLSKNSKFKKVFANFLFYIETKLFNKADIVSTISYKMIEKLKKKTSSETFLLPNWVDGNFINPETSSKHRYLNSSKFKILYSGNIGAKQDWEFFKKFAGFLEKDDSIEIIVVGDGAFKERLIKETTNLKNLKIYDPVPLQELSDLLCSADLHILFQKSNVIDSVMPSKILGMMASGKPSLVTGNINSELNEIFKKSQGEGYFEPSQLQECVNFVYKLKENPSYAKETGFKAREFILENYSYEKVLERFRSKIEELLK, from the coding sequence ATGAAAACTATAACGATAATAGGAATCAATTTTTATCCAGAAGATAGCTCTACCGGTCTTTATACAACACAAATGGCTGAATATTTATCTAAATTTTATAACGTAAATGTTATTACAGGATTTCCATACTATCCACAATGGGAGATAAAACAAGAATATAAAGATTTACCAAAATACTATTTTGAAGAAATTAAAGGTATTAAAATTTATAGGTATAAACAATATGTTCCTAAAGATCCTTCTTTCAAAAAGAGAATATTACATATGATAGATTTTACCATTGGTAGTATCAAAAATTCTTTTAAAGTTCAAAAAAGTGATTTAACTATATGCATAGTACCGTTTACATCATCTATAATCCTTGGTCTTTTGGTTAAAAAATTTAAAGGAGGAAAACTGTGGGTTCATATACAAGACTTCGAGTTTGACGCAGCTATAGAATCTGGATTATTGAGTAAAAATAGTAAATTCAAAAAAGTTTTTGCTAATTTTCTATTTTATATAGAAACTAAGCTGTTTAATAAAGCAGATATTGTAAGCACTATAAGTTATAAAATGATTGAAAAGCTCAAAAAGAAAACTTCATCGGAAACATTTCTATTACCTAATTGGGTCGATGGAAATTTTATAAATCCCGAAACTTCTAGTAAACATAGATACTTAAATTCAAGTAAGTTTAAAATTTTATACAGCGGTAATATTGGTGCAAAACAAGACTGGGAATTTTTTAAAAAATTTGCAGGCTTTTTAGAAAAAGATGATTCAATAGAAATTATTGTAGTTGGGGATGGTGCTTTTAAAGAAAGATTAATAAAAGAAACTACAAATCTAAAAAACCTTAAGATATACGATCCAGTTCCACTGCAAGAGCTTTCAGACCTACTATGTAGTGCTGATTTACATATTCTTTTTCAAAAAAGTAACGTAATAGATTCTGTAATGCCTTCAAAAATTTTAGGTATGATGGCAAGTGGAAAGCCTTCGCTCGTAACTGGAAATATTAATTCAGAATTAAACGAAATCTTTAAAAAATCTCAAGGAGAAGGATATTTTGAACCATCACAACTTCAAGAGTGTGTAAACTTTGTTTATAAGTTAAAAGAAAATCCATCCTATGCTAAGGAAACAGGATTTAAAGCGAGAGAGTTTATATTAGAGAATTATTCATATGAGAAAGTGCTTGAAAGATTTAGGTCAAAAATAGAAGAATTATTGAAATAA
- a CDS encoding glycosyltransferase family 1 protein codes for MNSLILTEKHTGYSTVISNYVYELSKYLSDNDINLEIFILIQKRAYLEFFSNVKLHDKIKFIIVKNLNLPTRLVYDQMIINYYLKKYNCDILHSPATLGTVFSIKPQILFFHASTTFMLPRSMHGRSFLATWLSNLIIKYSALNSKKILTTTIVTGRELERFLKRKINFIPIYNGLPYVKKDFKLENIKDIIKNLKNKKFVFYLSSFYKLKNHEVMIKAAKENKDIIFVLAGSSIQEDYFKYCVDLSKNLDNVIILESINEDEKAFLYKNCYAYVCPSLFEGFALTPLEALSFNKPIILSDIEVLHEVYGEKFIYFNPYDYKSLNTAIKKIDDEYKNYCTDNELLNKYSWKNFLLRNLKVYEEIEKGI; via the coding sequence TTGAACTCGCTTATACTTACAGAAAAGCATACAGGTTATTCCACAGTTATATCAAATTATGTTTATGAATTATCTAAATATCTTTCTGATAATGATATAAATTTAGAGATTTTTATACTTATTCAAAAAAGGGCATATTTAGAATTTTTTTCTAACGTTAAACTTCATGACAAAATAAAATTCATTATAGTTAAAAATTTAAATCTCCCAACCAGATTAGTATATGACCAGATGATCATAAATTACTACTTAAAAAAATATAATTGTGATATTTTACATTCACCAGCTACCTTAGGGACTGTATTTAGCATTAAACCACAAATACTTTTTTTTCATGCTTCTACCACTTTTATGCTTCCAAGGAGTATGCATGGTAGAAGTTTCTTGGCTACTTGGCTTTCAAATTTGATTATAAAATACTCAGCGTTAAATTCTAAAAAAATTTTAACAACAACCATAGTTACAGGTAGAGAGTTAGAAAGATTCTTAAAAAGAAAAATTAATTTTATCCCAATATATAACGGTCTACCATACGTAAAGAAAGATTTTAAATTAGAAAATATAAAAGATATTATAAAAAATTTAAAAAATAAAAAATTTGTGTTTTATCTTTCAAGCTTCTATAAACTAAAAAACCATGAAGTTATGATTAAGGCTGCAAAAGAAAACAAGGATATTATCTTTGTCTTAGCAGGATCCTCAATCCAAGAAGATTATTTTAAATACTGTGTAGACCTATCAAAAAATTTAGACAATGTGATAATTTTAGAATCTATTAACGAAGATGAAAAAGCTTTTCTTTATAAAAATTGTTATGCGTATGTTTGCCCTTCACTCTTTGAAGGTTTTGCTCTAACTCCCTTAGAAGCTCTTAGTTTTAACAAACCAATTATTTTGTCAGATATTGAAGTTTTACACGAAGTCTATGGAGAAAAGTTTATTTATTTTAACCCTTATGATTATAAATCCTTAAATACTGCGATAAAAAAGATTGATGATGAATATAAAAATTATTGTACAGATAATGAACTCTTAAATAAATATAGTTGGAAAAATTTTTTGCTAAGAAATTTAAAAGTATATGAAGAGATTGAAAAAGGAATTTAA
- a CDS encoding nucleotide-diphospho-sugar transferase: MKIVNGKIKFMKLLIYLRVGKNKMNQFGKPILFVVFNRLDTTKKVFEQIKKVKPIKLYVASDGPRNEAEKEKVMQVRNFIINNVDWRCDIKTRFRDKNLGVGFGPNDAIDWFFSHEEEGIILEHDCLPSISFFHFCSELLDKYRNNKKIAVIQGFNPFPKKDYPYSYFFSKYDLKWGWATWRDRWQYQDMYTKDWPHIKKTDFLDMITKDNVVKLFWITIFDQIHRNPNLTWDTQFTYQLFKKNLLTITPKQNLILNIGYGKDAIYTTWVPAHLKGLKLEELDFPLVHPEDIKINEEYDRLIEKVQFNINHLSVLRRKFRNFLESNKFLRDNFLPLFLFLYRSYKKFKG, from the coding sequence ATGAAAATTGTAAATGGAAAAATAAAATTTATGAAATTGTTAATTTATTTAAGAGTGGGGAAAAATAAGATGAATCAATTTGGAAAACCTATATTATTTGTAGTTTTTAATAGATTAGATACTACTAAAAAAGTTTTTGAGCAAATAAAAAAGGTAAAACCGATAAAATTATATGTTGCTTCTGATGGTCCAAGAAATGAAGCTGAGAAAGAAAAGGTTATGCAAGTTAGGAATTTTATTATAAATAATGTGGATTGGAGATGTGATATAAAGACAAGATTTAGAGATAAAAACTTGGGAGTTGGTTTTGGTCCAAATGACGCTATTGATTGGTTTTTTTCGCATGAAGAAGAAGGAATAATACTTGAACATGATTGTTTGCCATCGATTAGTTTTTTCCACTTTTGTAGTGAACTATTAGATAAATATAGAAATAACAAAAAAATTGCTGTTATTCAAGGCTTTAATCCATTTCCCAAAAAAGATTATCCTTATAGTTATTTTTTCTCTAAATATGATTTAAAATGGGGATGGGCTACATGGAGAGATAGGTGGCAGTATCAAGATATGTATACAAAGGATTGGCCACATATTAAGAAAACTGATTTTTTAGATATGATAACAAAAGATAATGTAGTAAAATTATTTTGGATTACTATTTTTGATCAAATTCATAGAAATCCCAACCTTACTTGGGATACCCAATTTACTTATCAACTTTTCAAAAAAAATCTGTTAACGATAACCCCTAAACAAAATCTTATTCTAAATATTGGCTATGGTAAAGACGCGATATATACAACATGGGTTCCAGCACATTTAAAGGGACTTAAATTGGAAGAATTAGATTTTCCGTTAGTCCATCCTGAGGATATTAAAATAAATGAAGAATATGATAGATTAATTGAAAAAGTACAATTTAATATAAATCATTTATCAGTTTTAAGACGTAAGTTCAGGAATTTTCTTGAGTCAAATAAATTTTTGAGAGATAATTTTCTTCCTTTGTTTTTATTTTTATATAGATCTTATAAAAAGTTTAAAGGTTAG
- a CDS encoding glycosyltransferase, whose translation MKILINMISLFQGGPKTVALGYLEGISEFIKENKEAEFIIIMPKVDEIINKAKKLDLYNKCNIITVEYPNVEPRFIYKLFYDHIYTPWISHKYKIDYIFMTANFASLFTRKKQIVLFHNPHYVENINPFKSLKQKLKLILEKKLFFLTLKSKDPIYLVQTKFIKDKLSKHTKKIFLHKMIPPENEFRCDEKNYKKISEKFLKYAGYIKMFLPAKFHPNKNFWIISELAKYINENNLPIKIFLTLKENEYKHLLNDNSESLKDIVVNLGEISYYEIRCYYENIDIVIFPSSSESYGFPIIESILTGKKIIVPDMPIYKELLKDKGYYFNLRNITSLFETIQKIILERDNKINYNLDYENCKWKNKIYEIVNLFKSGEK comes from the coding sequence TTATCAAAGAAAATAAAGAAGCTGAATTTATCATCATCATGCCAAAAGTTGATGAAATCATAAATAAAGCTAAAAAATTAGACTTATATAATAAATGCAATATAATAACAGTTGAGTATCCAAATGTAGAGCCAAGATTTATTTACAAATTATTTTATGATCATATATACACTCCATGGATTTCACACAAATATAAAATAGACTACATATTCATGACTGCCAACTTTGCATCTTTATTTACAAGAAAAAAGCAAATAGTACTTTTCCATAATCCTCATTATGTTGAAAACATTAATCCATTTAAATCATTAAAACAAAAATTAAAACTTATTTTGGAAAAAAAATTATTTTTTTTAACATTAAAAAGTAAAGATCCAATCTATTTAGTGCAGACTAAATTTATAAAAGACAAACTATCAAAACACACTAAAAAAATATTCCTACACAAAATGATTCCTCCAGAAAATGAGTTTAGATGTGATGAGAAAAATTATAAAAAAATTAGTGAAAAATTTTTAAAATATGCCGGCTATATAAAGATGTTTCTTCCTGCAAAGTTCCATCCAAATAAGAATTTTTGGATTATTTCAGAGTTGGCTAAGTACATTAACGAGAACAATCTACCAATAAAAATATTTTTAACTTTAAAAGAAAATGAATATAAACATTTACTAAATGACAATTCAGAAAGCCTTAAAGATATAGTAGTTAACTTAGGTGAAATTAGCTATTATGAAATTAGATGCTATTATGAAAACATAGATATTGTTATTTTCCCATCAAGCAGTGAAAGCTATGGTTTTCCAATAATTGAATCTATTTTAACCGGTAAAAAAATTATCGTTCCAGATATGCCAATTTATAAAGAACTATTAAAAGATAAAGGATATTACTTTAATTTAAGAAATATTACAAGTTTATTTGAGACAATTCAAAAAATCATTCTTGAGAGAGATAATAAAATCAATTATAACTTAGACTATGAAAATTGTAAATGGAAAAATAAAATTTATGAAATTGTTAATTTATTTAAGAGTGGGGAAAAATAA